The Cellulophaga sp. L1A9 genome window below encodes:
- a CDS encoding DUF4494 domain-containing protein — protein MSATWYECKIKYRKLDEASGMQKVATEPYLVDAISYTEAESRITEEMAAYLSDSDDIKITNIKVANYSEIHPFENSDRWFKSKVSLIAFDEESGKERKTNMYLLIQANDVKEAYDNTVSVMKDTMGEYSIPAITESPIMDVFPYFSGEEGDMERIKKFNEVKASVPEVAELNDDLELADVLASETETDFEPRTGEE, from the coding sequence ATGAGTGCAACATGGTACGAGTGTAAAATAAAATATAGAAAGCTAGATGAAGCTAGTGGAATGCAAAAAGTAGCTACGGAACCTTATTTGGTAGATGCTATTTCGTATACCGAAGCGGAAAGTAGAATTACCGAAGAAATGGCTGCCTACCTTAGTGATAGTGATGATATAAAAATTACCAATATTAAAGTAGCAAACTATTCTGAAATACATCCTTTTGAAAATTCTGATCGTTGGTTTAAATCGAAAGTATCTTTAATTGCTTTTGATGAAGAGAGTGGTAAAGAACGCAAAACCAATATGTATTTATTGATACAAGCAAATGATGTAAAAGAAGCTTACGACAATACCGTTTCTGTTATGAAAGACACTATGGGTGAGTATTCTATTCCTGCGATTACAGAATCTCCTATTATGGATGTATTCCCATATTTCTCTGGAGAAGAAGGTGATATGGAACGCATAAAAAAATTCAATGAAGTAAAAGCATCTGTTCCTGAAGTAGCAGAACTTAATGACGATTTAGAATTGGCAGACGTTTTAGCATCTGAAACAGAAACAGATTTTGAGCCTAGAACTGGCGAAGAATAA
- a CDS encoding type VI secretion system Vgr family protein: MSKMITPTLIIDGERFLPKSGYKVTIEQSMGTHSSFSVVFQTNATEGYGGTLMNNSINYSGKKLSIGVNDGELEYVGIITSVALQKGIGASGAIVLSGQGASILLSRSVQCFSYEEGSSFSQVVSDTFNGHSTDLLKMEIGNGTNIRLPYTVQYNESDFSFLQRMCARYGVWMYDNGRTFCVGRTGDKQFNGVYGQDIQTFGLSTTLQSQNSGFTSKDWVNDSELESVSSSYSAQSGHMYAGNVKRESEGLFAKKENYSWNHNQNEYSGQQGLDHVAKVDTLSKAANMIIANGSSEIVGLRVGDNLTIEGVSFSDKTRRDAFGSYMVTKVAHRFDHSGNYENHFEGVPEGTEHPHYSAVFATPSAEEQRGVVLDNNDPDGLGRIKVQFGWQRRMGTSTPWIKMNTPYGGNGKGFYFIPELDEEVLVGFENNNPEKPYVLSAGFNSSAKSGMADADNNLKTIRTRSGHTIELNDTDGEEKINIYDHEGSIITFDTQAKSLYITATENIEFQAKNIKMIAEENIDIQAQGDINTASEGDTSIISESTLALQSALDTTINSDSNIAIEATSDTTISGTNTIIEGQVSVELNGAQTKVTGSALTEVSGAIVKIN, encoded by the coding sequence ATGTCTAAAATGATTACCCCTACGCTTATTATCGATGGAGAACGTTTTCTTCCTAAATCTGGTTATAAGGTTACTATAGAACAATCCATGGGTACCCACAGCTCTTTTAGTGTGGTTTTTCAAACCAATGCTACCGAAGGGTACGGCGGTACACTCATGAATAATTCTATTAATTATTCCGGTAAAAAACTATCTATAGGGGTTAATGATGGTGAGCTAGAATATGTAGGGATCATTACTTCTGTAGCTTTACAAAAAGGGATTGGCGCTTCTGGCGCTATTGTGCTTTCAGGACAAGGGGCTAGTATTTTACTCTCGCGCTCCGTACAATGTTTTAGCTATGAAGAAGGGTCTTCTTTTAGCCAAGTAGTGAGTGATACCTTTAATGGACACTCCACAGATTTATTAAAAATGGAAATAGGAAATGGAACTAACATCCGTTTGCCTTATACCGTACAATACAACGAATCCGATTTTTCTTTCTTACAACGTATGTGTGCTCGTTATGGCGTTTGGATGTATGACAATGGGAGAACCTTTTGCGTAGGACGCACGGGAGACAAGCAATTTAATGGGGTGTATGGTCAGGATATTCAAACCTTTGGCCTCTCCACTACCCTACAGTCCCAAAATAGCGGCTTTACTTCTAAAGATTGGGTCAATGATAGTGAATTAGAATCCGTTTCTTCATCGTACAGTGCACAAAGCGGACATATGTATGCTGGGAATGTAAAAAGAGAATCAGAAGGTTTATTTGCCAAGAAAGAAAACTACTCTTGGAATCACAATCAGAATGAATATAGCGGACAACAAGGTTTAGATCATGTAGCAAAAGTTGATACCTTATCTAAAGCGGCAAATATGATTATTGCCAACGGATCTTCAGAAATTGTCGGTTTACGTGTGGGTGATAATTTAACCATTGAAGGCGTTAGTTTTTCTGATAAAACACGTAGAGATGCGTTTGGATCCTATATGGTTACCAAAGTAGCGCACCGTTTTGATCATAGTGGTAATTATGAAAATCATTTTGAAGGCGTACCAGAAGGAACAGAACACCCACATTATAGTGCGGTATTTGCCACACCGTCTGCAGAAGAACAACGTGGTGTTGTTTTAGATAACAATGACCCTGACGGATTAGGCCGTATAAAAGTACAGTTTGGTTGGCAGCGCAGAATGGGCACTTCTACCCCATGGATAAAAATGAATACCCCATATGGTGGTAACGGTAAAGGCTTTTACTTTATTCCTGAACTGGACGAAGAAGTACTCGTAGGTTTTGAAAACAACAATCCAGAAAAACCCTATGTATTGAGTGCTGGTTTTAATAGCAGTGCCAAAAGTGGTATGGCGGATGCAGATAATAATCTGAAAACTATTCGTACCCGTAGTGGCCATACTATAGAATTGAATGATACTGATGGCGAAGAAAAAATAAACATTTATGATCATGAAGGAAGCATAATTACATTTGATACACAAGCCAAATCATTATATATAACCGCTACTGAAAATATTGAATTTCAAGCAAAAAATATAAAAATGATAGCTGAAGAAAATATAGACATTCAAGCTCAAGGAGATATCAACACAGCATCGGAAGGAGATACAAGTATTATATCCGAAAGTACATTAGCATTACAATCTGCATTAGATACTACAATTAATAGCGATTCTAATATAGCAATTGAAGCTACAAGTGACACCACAATATCAGGTACTAACACTATAATTGAGGGGCAAGTATCTGTTGAACTCAATGGAGCACAAACAAAAGTAACAGGTAGTGCGCTAACAGAAGTTTCTGGCGCAATCGTAAAAATAAATTAA
- a CDS encoding PAAR domain-containing protein, whose amino-acid sequence MPGPAATVGSMHVCPMLNPGTPPPPHVGGPISGPGVPTVLIGGKPASVIGDLCTCAGPPDTIVMGEGTVLIGGKPAVTMGDSTAHGGAISAGEPTVLIGTGTSAATAIMPLHKIPFPTINSNLRGQLTEAIAKQEALREEADKNGYLNDFSFSM is encoded by the coding sequence ATGCCAGGACCAGCAGCAACAGTAGGAAGCATGCATGTATGCCCAATGCTAAACCCAGGAACACCCCCTCCACCTCATGTTGGAGGACCAATATCTGGGCCCGGAGTACCAACAGTTTTAATTGGAGGTAAACCCGCTTCAGTAATTGGCGATTTGTGCACCTGTGCAGGGCCACCTGATACTATAGTAATGGGTGAAGGAACTGTATTAATCGGCGGAAAACCCGCTGTTACAATGGGAGATTCTACTGCGCACGGAGGAGCTATTTCAGCAGGAGAACCTACTGTTCTAATTGGCACAGGTACAAGTGCTGCAACCGCAATTATGCCCCTACATAAAATACCATTCCCTACTATTAATTCAAACCTTAGAGGACAACTAACTGAGGCTATTGCTAAGCAAGAGGCGCTTCGTGAAGAAGCAGATAAAAATGGGTATTTAAACGATTTTTCATTTAGTATGTAG
- a CDS encoding L,D-transpeptidase has product MNIEYPYNIKSLTDSLKSSNRFGIYPIGKFNAWHGGIHIEGDSHVKCIADGRVIAYRIPTKYFYEDIGKGKDNPKYSNGFVLMQHYYKSEEGLEFTFYSLYNHLMSKKDYEKDDYSKKKIPDVLAEFSYIVSDQAKDAINGLEVYKLNSEKELDRTNPVFLKYKTTVDTLTNNGKEILLEKDKRYKKIECKDYEGNTHSDVYVSKGLIVNGKANYKGDKSPKKGVIVYEEAKDTSEQLRVIEKNTKSTKIKIDKKKSTNEWLKLEDEEGFIKNDDNLTKTKTIDADNLIFDKVVKSDGLLKAGTIIGHTGLFDSPSISKYRAAHVEVFSFEDPKDFLKGGKDAEKEENKKFLKIDKGAELQLNLKISVSIKKHTPVKILEIDDNYCKIQIIKPSAEVFHKHLYDGYDDGKGHYTIKADYTEIIDGVEKEIKCYEIIKASFGKYLTADSKLYSKNYSIYKNTEKREAEYRPEHHDQTFWVKNNTAIQKENAESTLIKPVKNDEFILAEDIKEYYISKPSTESDTIITKEILRINSASIPKHKDGEKQYYKITYNKKEGWIKTDDTKIKKISAFNWEEFGFETMDAGDEYCYSVKDVENNIETSPFLEKIWKTIDENNDNIIDENEWNRAKNTKVLSQFSKLVCKHKSEWSYTESEIEKEIKEYYKIGLNQATGDKKKNLEKKQDENIALLKKRVKNTCFWDKVEKGEQETKSTFSNLSTLTLLPAAFIYYYFTNEEKKESDKKNIRTFKTSQKNVWHFHPIAFIEQMKLITGGVNHTFDNKYKATGNEVYINVITPKGRDLEGPLVVFDSSGILFKTHSLCRGSSSDRFTGGGNGDTPTGKASTSYDSIRHKGEYSYGNYGLIDLIGLEGEFKKATSNGRAGIAIHCGHTSGYYKKSLEDIGKLMGTHGCIRVYNNEMKKLGELYSDLKSQGKKIYCYIEDHDGDINDVYKFYDLKRDIKDKSRGARSANQ; this is encoded by the coding sequence ATGAACATAGAATATCCTTACAATATAAAATCTTTAACAGACAGTTTAAAATCTAGTAATAGATTTGGTATATACCCTATTGGTAAATTTAATGCATGGCATGGAGGAATACATATTGAAGGTGACTCACATGTAAAATGCATAGCTGATGGTAGGGTTATAGCATACAGGATACCAACTAAATATTTCTATGAAGATATAGGAAAGGGAAAAGACAATCCTAAATATTCTAATGGTTTTGTATTAATGCAACACTATTATAAGAGCGAAGAGGGTTTAGAGTTTACTTTTTATAGTCTGTACAATCATTTAATGAGTAAAAAAGACTACGAAAAAGATGACTATAGCAAGAAAAAAATACCAGACGTTCTCGCTGAATTTTCTTATATAGTATCAGACCAGGCTAAAGATGCTATCAATGGATTAGAAGTTTACAAATTAAATAGTGAAAAGGAATTAGACAGAACAAATCCTGTTTTTTTAAAATATAAAACAACTGTTGATACATTAACCAATAATGGGAAAGAAATATTATTAGAAAAAGATAAAAGATATAAAAAGATTGAATGCAAAGATTATGAAGGAAACACACATAGTGATGTTTACGTTTCTAAGGGTCTTATAGTAAATGGCAAGGCTAATTATAAAGGAGACAAGTCACCTAAGAAGGGAGTTATTGTTTATGAAGAAGCTAAAGATACTTCAGAACAATTGAGAGTAATAGAGAAAAACACAAAAAGTACGAAAATCAAAATAGATAAAAAAAAGAGTACTAATGAATGGTTAAAGTTAGAAGATGAAGAAGGATTTATTAAAAATGATGATAATCTAACAAAAACAAAAACAATTGATGCAGATAACCTTATTTTTGATAAGGTAGTAAAATCAGATGGATTGCTTAAAGCGGGAACAATTATAGGTCATACAGGCTTGTTTGATTCGCCTAGCATTTCAAAATACAGAGCGGCACATGTTGAGGTTTTTAGTTTTGAAGATCCAAAAGATTTTTTAAAAGGTGGAAAGGATGCAGAGAAAGAAGAGAATAAAAAATTCTTAAAAATTGATAAAGGAGCTGAACTACAATTAAATTTAAAAATTAGTGTTTCCATAAAAAAACACACTCCAGTAAAAATTTTAGAAATTGATGACAATTATTGTAAGATACAAATAATTAAACCAAGTGCAGAAGTATTTCACAAACACCTTTATGATGGATATGATGATGGAAAAGGCCACTATACCATTAAAGCTGATTATACAGAAATTATAGATGGAGTTGAAAAAGAAATTAAATGTTATGAAATTATAAAAGCCTCTTTTGGTAAATATTTAACAGCAGACTCCAAATTATATAGTAAAAATTATAGCATTTATAAAAACACAGAAAAACGAGAAGCTGAATATCGGCCTGAACATCATGATCAAACTTTTTGGGTAAAAAATAATACTGCTATACAAAAAGAAAATGCAGAAAGTACATTAATAAAACCTGTAAAAAATGATGAGTTTATTTTAGCCGAAGATATAAAAGAGTATTATATATCAAAACCTAGTACTGAAAGTGATACTATTATCACGAAAGAAATCTTGAGAATTAATAGTGCTAGTATACCTAAACATAAAGATGGTGAAAAACAATATTATAAAATAACATATAATAAAAAAGAAGGATGGATTAAAACGGATGATACCAAAATAAAAAAAATATCAGCATTTAATTGGGAAGAATTTGGTTTTGAAACTATGGACGCTGGTGACGAATATTGTTATAGTGTAAAAGATGTAGAAAACAACATTGAAACCTCTCCTTTTTTAGAAAAAATATGGAAAACTATTGATGAAAATAATGATAATATCATCGATGAAAATGAATGGAATAGAGCAAAAAATACAAAAGTATTATCACAGTTTAGCAAATTAGTTTGCAAACATAAAAGTGAATGGAGCTATACTGAGTCCGAAATTGAAAAAGAAATAAAAGAATATTATAAAATAGGATTAAACCAAGCTACAGGAGATAAGAAAAAAAATCTAGAAAAAAAACAGGATGAAAATATAGCTTTATTAAAAAAACGGGTAAAAAACACCTGTTTTTGGGATAAGGTAGAAAAAGGAGAACAAGAAACTAAAAGTACTTTTTCAAATTTATCAACACTAACATTACTGCCTGCTGCTTTTATATATTATTATTTTACGAATGAAGAAAAAAAAGAATCTGATAAAAAAAACATTAGAACCTTTAAAACTTCACAAAAAAATGTTTGGCATTTTCATCCAATTGCTTTTATTGAACAAATGAAACTCATTACCGGAGGTGTTAATCATACATTTGATAATAAGTATAAGGCTACAGGAAATGAAGTTTATATTAATGTTATAACTCCAAAAGGTAGAGATTTAGAAGGCCCTTTGGTGGTATTCGATAGTTCAGGCATATTATTTAAAACACATTCATTATGTAGAGGATCTAGCAGTGATAGATTTACAGGTGGTGGTAATGGTGATACTCCAACAGGAAAAGCCAGCACTTCCTATGACTCAATAAGACATAAAGGAGAATACAGTTATGGTAATTATGGTTTAATAGATTTGATAGGTTTAGAAGGTGAATTTAAAAAAGCTACTAGTAATGGAAGAGCTGGTATAGCTATTCATTGTGGTCACACTTCTGGGTATTATAAAAAATCACTAGAAGATATAGGTAAATTAATGGGTACACATGGATGCATAAGAGTTTATAATAATGAAATGAAAAAATTAGGAGAATTATATTCTGATTTAAAAAGTCAAGGAAAAAAAATCTATTGTTATATAGAAGACCATGATGGAGATATTAATGATGTTTATAAATTTTATGATTTAAAGAGAGATATAAAAGACAAATCAAGAGGAGCTAGATCCGCTAATCAATAA
- a CDS encoding SH3 domain-containing protein: MTRMVFIYIFLAFFSCKDKEVSKVNNVVHVEDTKYYSPNNEEYTTKIGLINDPDGYTNVRLKPDSESLVVGTISKNEYFFYTISNSNWYSVKTLKGLKGYVHKSRINNANNNKQICATINSIDPSDSSYDKDTIVNINSLNKKTPFLIKELIYPRLNQQEKSDNTILFSEEDIKIEISKNEFNLDDYNVVNDGGNLSVKTKEGDGVYGGYANPKYIIQSIVITLYKEVFNISSKEFYNLLDPSFEKVIVYKKSNKQIIISMTGADNNASENYNVLFVLDKGELLKKYVYLGF, translated from the coding sequence ATGACAAGAATGGTATTTATATATATATTCCTTGCTTTTTTTTCATGTAAAGATAAAGAAGTAAGCAAAGTAAATAATGTAGTACATGTTGAAGACACAAAATACTATTCTCCTAATAATGAAGAATATACTACTAAAATAGGTTTAATTAATGATCCAGATGGATATACTAACGTTAGATTAAAACCAGACTCTGAATCTCTTGTCGTTGGTACTATTTCTAAAAATGAATATTTTTTTTATACAATATCTAATAGCAATTGGTATTCTGTAAAAACATTAAAGGGATTAAAGGGTTATGTGCACAAAAGCAGAATAAATAATGCTAATAATAATAAGCAGATTTGTGCTACTATAAATAGTATTGACCCATCAGACTCTTCGTATGACAAAGACACTATTGTTAATATTAATTCTTTAAATAAAAAGACACCTTTTTTGATTAAAGAATTAATTTACCCTAGATTAAATCAACAAGAAAAAAGTGACAATACAATTCTTTTTTCCGAAGAGGATATTAAAATAGAAATATCTAAAAATGAATTTAATTTAGATGATTATAATGTTGTTAATGATGGAGGTAATCTATCTGTAAAAACAAAAGAAGGAGACGGTGTATATGGTGGATATGCAAATCCTAAATATATAATACAAAGTATTGTTATTACGCTTTATAAAGAAGTCTTTAATATATCATCAAAAGAATTCTATAATTTATTAGACCCTAGTTTTGAGAAAGTCATTGTTTACAAAAAAAGTAATAAACAAATAATTATTTCAATGACAGGAGCAGATAATAATGCTTCCGAAAACTATAACGTGCTATTTGTTTTAGATAAAGGAGAATTATTGAAAAAATATGTTTATTTAGGTTTTTGA